In Phaeodactylum tricornutum CCAP 1055/1 chromosome 10, whole genome shotgun sequence, a single genomic region encodes these proteins:
- a CDS encoding predicted protein, which yields MSPDTITRKVILGSGTIQRARTGWWPKPNSRHEHLSYRSSQFVTKEKVPKIFVTRAVTAPTFLWCGQEPPNKLVVRRALREVQSKPTTWMLPTLDNPTAVMVINIDTQTNILQPRRGKSDGYVER from the coding sequence ATGTCTCCCGACACTATCACGAGAAAGGTTATTCTCGGTAGTGGAACGATCCAGCGTGCCAGAACGGGTTGGTGGCCCAAACCCAACAGCCGTCACGAGCACCTCAGTTACCGTAGTTCCCAATTCGTTACGAAAGAGAAGGTTCCAAAAATCTTTGTGACCAGAGCGGTTACGGCACCCACCTTTCTTTGGTGCGGTCAAGAGCCACCAAACAAATTAGTTGTGCGCCGTGCTCTTCGTGAGGTACAAAGCAAGCCCACAACCTGGATGCTTCCTACTTTGGACAATCCAACGGCGGTAATGGTTATCAACATTGACACACAGACGAATATTCTACAGCCAAGAAGGGGGAAATCAGACGGCTACGTAGAGAGGTGA
- the CLC gene encoding predicted protein (Putative clathrin light chain, clathrin vesicle coat component), giving the protein MAEENQFFAQPPSDGPTMDNDDAPILLGDPSGSDSGFAMIPDGGDQPAYLGEVDEASPTDDAPIIMGAPSMDDHEDGMEDTANDDLALANAEPTPMQKFNAEWQETLLKRKDEENSRKAEFVEASRAFMEDFQKERERKRENKMGKNREDEQAKLEAIEADLENDNSWQRVCKMVELSHDSTSKAQDVKRMRDVMIHLKNEPKLAETLTS; this is encoded by the coding sequence ATGGCAGAGGAGAATCAGTTCTTTGCGCAGCCCCCATCGGACGGACCTACCatggacaacgacgatgcCCCGATTCTGTTGGGCGACCCGTCGGGGAGTGACTCGGGCTTTGCCATGATTCCGGACGGTGGCGATCAACCAGCGTATTTGGGCGAGGTTGACGAAGCGTCTCCCACCGACGATGCTCCCATCATTATGGGGGCACCGTCGATGGACGATCACGAGGATGGCATGGAAGATACCGCCAACGACGATTTGGCGCTGGCCAACGCGGAGCCCACGCCAATGCAAAAGTTCAACGCGGAATGGCAGGAAACCTTGCTGAAGCGCAAGGACGAAGAGAATTCTCGCAAGGCAGAATTCGTCGAAGCTTCGCGAGCCTTTATGGAAGACTTTCAGAAGGAACGCGAGCGCAAGCGCGAAAACAAAATGGGCAAGAACCGCGAAGACGAGCAGGCCAAACTGGAAGCCATTGAAGCCGACCTCGAAAACGATAACAGCTGGCAGCGCGTCTGCAAGATGGTTGAACTCTCGCACGATTCGACTTCCAAGGCGCAGGATGTCAAGCGCATGCGGGACGTCATGATCCATCTCAAGAACGAACCCAAACTCGCCGAAACCTTGACTTCTTAG
- a CDS encoding predicted protein — protein MSLRVATTLAARRATAVLQRRHAQTVPRLGSEAEMQAEAIQQIRARVQYQKELLKTQEHHTIEEELGEMWRWVNITFWVAIPICVLSAAYTFFFEEHGHRIEENVPEFMGIRTKEFPWECGECDLFDSKCWKKCRAEKE, from the exons ATG TCTCTCCGTGTGGCGACTACTTTGGCGGCCCGTCGGGCGACCGCAGTCCTACAACGCCGCCACGCCCAGACGGTTCCGCGTCTCGGCTCCGAAGCCGAAATGCAAGCCGAAGCGATCCAGCAGATTCGGGCGCGGGTGCAGTACCAGAAGGAACTCCTCAAGACGCAGGAACACCACACCATCGAGGAGGAACTGGGAGAAATGTGGCGATGGGTCAACATCACCTTTTGGGTTGCTATTCCCATCTGTGTTCTCTCCGCCGCTTACACTTTCTTTTTCGAGGAGCACGGTCATCGCATTGAAGAGAATGTCCCGGAATTCATGGGCATTCGTACCAAGGAGTTTCCCTGGGAATGTGGTGAATGCGACCTTTTCGATTCCAAGTGCTGGAAAAAATGCCGGGCTGAAAAGGAGTAA
- a CDS encoding predicted protein, which yields MSDPDRVRDALSQWVAQSKLKDARVSEDGQSVSLDGTTLPNEKLTITFGEKSCSYSLVSIYLQILDPDQGVLAYRNACKKYNVTDPVKTLDKGTILGYFASSLEQPEVSSAKAAEIAVPTVPVEEKPSDKLTEKSRKHQEHRSSKDKHGKRKHRSQDPKVKKEKKRPKLVTNEQLISNLSEVVDKRHLDHNLEKEEITKALSTEGFEVTPELLEENKEATQTITANEIPVGNSASILRAANPRKDLSRVLELYNDTVNPPSSKSKNSSSTPFSSGKPKNDRSYLVGKKPVIVVPKGMTAPITIINAHEFLANARFVPRDVMVKQGRQRTPATSFTRNVPMVGANGTAPLEYEIVDTPKKLGPDPREWERIVAVFVLGQSWQFKDWGEKYNDPVHLFARTYGFFVSMEGAKLPAELAGWSVRKSQLNRDKRGLDSVSFASFWNGLDEWMTVHKRELLPHA from the coding sequence ATGTCAGATCCTGACAGAGTTAGAGACGCTCTCTCACAATGGGTGGCCCAGAGTAAACTGAAGGACGCCCGCGTTTCGGAGGACGGGCAGAGTGTCTCTTTGGACGGCACAACGCTCCCGAACGAAAAGCTGACCATTACTTTCGGTGAAAAGAGTTGCTCGTATAGCCTGGTTTCCATTTACTTGCAAATTCTCGATCCGGACCAGGGTGTCTTGGCCTATCGTAATGCTTGCAAAAAGTACAATGTGACCGACCCCGTCAAAACGTTGGACAAGGGTACCATCCTGGGCTACTTTGCTAGTTCTTTAGAACAACCCGAGGTATCGTCGGCAAAAGCAGCCGAAATTGCTGTCCCTACTGTTCCCGTAGAGGAGAAACCATCAGATAAGTTAACGGAAAAGAGTCGCAAACACCAGGAACATCGTTCTTCGAAAGACAAGCATGGCAAACGCAAGCATCGATCCCAGGATCCCAAAgtaaagaaggaaaagaaaagacCTAAACTGGTCACCAATGAGCAGCTTATTTCCAATTTGAGTGAGGTTGTGGACAAGCGTCATTTAGACCACAAtcttgaaaaagaagaaattaCCAAGGCGCTTTCCACAGAAGGGTTTGAAGTCACGCCCGAGCTTTTGGAGGAGAACAAAGAAGCCACGCAGACGATTACGGCGAACGAAATCCCCGTAGGAAACTCAGCGTCCATTCTGCGTGCTGCCAATCCCCGCAAAGATCTGTCGCGCGTACTGGAACTTTACAATGATACGGTCAATCCCCCCTCCAGTAAATCCAAAAATTCCAGCAGTACACCATTTTCGTCTGGTAAACCCAAGAACGATCGGTCCTATTTGGTCGGCAAAAAGCCAGTGATTGTCGTTCCAAAGGGAATGACAGCACCGATAACGATCATCAACGCGCATGAATTTCTGGCAAACGCTCGTTTCGTTCCTCGCGACGTCATGGTCAAGCAAGGGCGTCAACGAACCCCCGCGACGTCATTTACCCGCAACGTTCCTATGGTGGGCGCCAATGGAACGGCTCCTTTGGAATACGAGATTGTGGACACGCCCAAAAAACTGGGCCCGGATCCGAGAGAATGGGAGCGTATTGTAGCCGTCTTTGTATTGGGACAATCTTGGCAGTTCAAAGATTGGGGTGAGAAGTACAATGACCCCGTGCACCTGTTTGCACGAACGTACGGGTTCTTTGTGAGCATGGAAGGCGCCAAGCTTCCTGCGGAACTGGCTGGTTGGTCAGTTCGAAAATCACAGTTGAATCGTGACAAACGTGGATTGGATAGTGTATCGTTTGCATCTTTCTGGAACGGTTTGGATGAATGGATGACTGTTCACAAACGAGAACTTCTTCCACACGCGTGA
- a CDS encoding predicted protein, which yields MSEEWKDGIMGPTHHHYCYSGFRLSQHFRTYSHATILRICFVLFLFAVLRCQLVQIQPIGITNLQSLQLGYFSYNRGNLALLGLPTDTNDLIGGCTRYPSGLLNPRETMAGGFHLSSMGFSSIFGLVLLLCANKGYSRLVYQAVGAGFVLLSFCFQGMAFLAIKPFCDSNRFDNRYRLGELYQDDCSLGVTGIYTLFSMLGCLVTAYCCLLLSRQAPQTRTQQKGPNETELRPTLEVNMGVDGEQISRDTNTDDGASFFRDSLGVEQSSPRDGSGPRNDMEESRTIEPTAVADQEVPSDGLGMVSLSQEASNYRATPSNERIALATNPAEPQSAAWILPVLSVSAATRPKLTKHGRVPASERVISNPDSFRFV from the exons ATGTCTGAGGAGTGGAAG GACGGCATCATGGGTCCCACTCATCACCACTATTGTTACTCTGGCTTTCGGCTTTCTCAGCATTTCAGG ACGTACTCACATGCAACCATACTCCGTATTTGCTttgtccttttcctctttgCGGTTCTCAGGTGCCAGCTAGTCCAGATCCAACCTATTGGCATAACAAATCTCCAATCGCTGCAACTCGGCTATTTTAGCTACAACCGTGGCAATCTTGCGCTACTAGGCTTACCTACCGATACTAACGATTTAATTGGTGGATGTACGAGGTACCCGAGCGGTCTACTGAACCCTCGGGAAACAATGGCTGGGGGCTTTCACTTGTCCAGTATGGGCTTCTCTTCCATTTTTGGCTTGGTTTTGCTGCTTTGCGCAAATAAAGGCTATTCGCGTTTAGTGTATCAAGCTGTCGGGGCTGGATTTGTCTTGCTCAGTTTCTGTTTTCAAGGAATGGCGTTTCTGGCTATTAAACCCTTTTGCGATAGCAATCGGTTCGACAACAGGTACCGACTGGGAGAACTGTACCAAGATGACTGCAGTCTTGGAGTGACGGGAATTTACACCTTATTTTCGATGCTGGGATGCTTGGTCACTGCGTATTGTTGTCTTTTATTGAGCAGGCAAGCTCCACAAACGAGAACGCAACAAAAAGGTCCGAACGAGACAGAACTGCGTCCAACGCTGGAAGTGAACATGGGCGTGGACGGGGAACAAATTTCACGAGACACAAATACGGATGATGGTGCCTCATTTTTCCGTGATTCATTGGGGGTTGAGCAGTCATCGCCTCGAGATGGAAGCGGCCCACGCAATGATATGGAGGAATCGCGTACCATTGAGCCCACGGCCGTTGCTGATCAAGAAGTTCCGAGCGACGGTCTTGGAATGGTTTCTTTGTCTCAAGAAGCTTCAAATTATCGAGCAACACCTTCGAACGAGAGGATAGCACTCGCCACCAACCCTGCCGAGCCCCAATCAGCTGCCTGGATTTTGCCGGTTTTGTCGGTCTCCGCCGCCACTCGGCCAAAACTTACGAAGCACGGTCGCGTTCCGGCCTCTGAAAGAGTAATATCCAACCCTGATTCCTTTCGCTTTGTATGA
- a CDS encoding predicted protein: MFGFDNQWCLHMIPALLSAFAFTTAALASFWCETIKFVPNDDTPNNLPSLHFGIWYQRQTEVKSIEVGDNVRVVVRNTCVDYPGSIDIDSSWKTARAFSVMALLIGGLVTFALVLAPCAYSYAGKGRWQSVAIFCLVVLPLFQGLTFLLFQSDACLENPVVSNIRNTEDQQQGLDFYPDECEWDAGSSANVSAAVLWFVAGLAMLAMGAPRRPERPPPETQQVTYQHTENLDGTATVAETAVVKGTAISTEDPHSAVTE, encoded by the exons ATGTTCGGCTTTGACAATCAATG GTGCTTGCACATGATCCCGGCGCTCTTGTCGGCCTTTGCCTTTACGACCGCGGCCctggcaagcttttggtgCGAGACCATCAAATTTGTacccaacgacgacaccccTAATAACCTGCCCAGCTTACATTTTGGAATATGGTACCAACGCCAAACGGAGGTTAAGTCGATTGAAGTAGGCGACAACGTGCGTGTTGTTGTGCGCAACACCTGTGTCGACTATCCCGGTTCCATTGACATCGATTCAAGCTGGAAGACGGCCCGGGCCTTTTCCGTCATGGCCTTGCTCATTGGGGGCCTCGTAACGTTTGCCTTGGTTCTCGCACCATGCGCCTACTCATACGCAGGCAAAGGGCGCTGGCAGAGTGTAGCGATCTTTTGTTTGGTCGTTCTTCCCTTATTCCAAGGACTGACATTTTTGCTATTCCAATCCGACGCTTGTTTAGAAAACCCAGTCGTTAGCAATATTCGAAATACGGAGGACCAGCAGCAAGGCTTGGATTTTTACCCTGACGAATGCGAGTGGGATGCGGGAAGCTCAGCCAATGTCTCCGCCGCAGTCCTTTGGTTTGTTGCCGGATTGGCGATGTTGGCTATGGGAGCCCCCCGACGACCGGAACGTCCTCCGCCAGAAACGCAACAAGTTACCTACCAGCACACCGAAAATCTCGACGGTACCGCAACTGTAGCTGAAACAGCCGTCGTGAAGGGTACCGCAATTAGCACGGAAGACCCACACTCCGCTGTGACGGAATAG
- a CDS encoding predicted protein, whose protein sequence is MVCEAAQIHQVEGSHNLDFRKTHWFSFCDILLLQIKCLALVVNALLAVFALITATLASFWCETIKFIPSSRRRLSIPSLHFGLWSVRSTTIDNLGIAGNVRIVVRNTCVSYPSLLNIDSSWKAARAFSVVALILGCVVTLTLVVLSCISSDFTKRSWSLLVVLCLVILPLFQGLTFLILQSNACRDNAVVTSIGILQGVSSYSDECDWDAGSSANVAAVVLWFAAGMVMLTLGPPERDERSSSRTQEVKNNNTGAAAMTEADGAIGGSEIPNLNV, encoded by the exons ATGGTGTGCGAGGCCGCGCAAATACATCAGGTCGAAGGATCTCACAATCTTGATTTCAGAAAAACGCACTGGTTCTCCTTTTGCGATATACTGCTCCTACAAATTAAATGTCTAGCTCTCGTAGTCAATG CACTTTTGGCCGTCTTTGCCCTGATCACCGCTACCCTGGCGAGCTTCTGGTGTGAGACCATCAAGTTCATCCCAAGTAGTAGACGTAGACTTTCGATACCTTCTTTGCACTTCGGACTATGGTCTGTACGATCAACAACGATAGACAATCTTGGGATTGCAGGAAACGTCCGTATCGTGGTACGGAACACTTGTGTCAGCTATCCTAGTTTGCTAAACATCGATTCAAGCTGGAAGGCAGCTCGTGCCTTTTCCGTCGTGGCCTTGATTCTTGGTTGTGTAGTCACGCTTACTTTGGTTGTTCTGTCGTGCATTTCCTCCGACTTTACAAAACGGAGCTGGAGCCTCCTAGTCGTGCTTTGTTTGGTtattcttccattgtttcaAGGATTGACATTTTTAATATTGCAGTCCAACGCTTGTCGTGACAATGCAGTAGTTACAAGCATTGGAATTTTACAAGGAGTATCTTCATATTCCGATGAATGTGATTGGGATGCCGGCAGTTCGGCCAACGTTGCCGCCGTTGTTCTTTGGTTCGCTGCCGGAATGGTAATGCTCACGTTGGGCCCCCCGGAACGCGATGAACGTTCGTCCAGCCGAACCCAAGAAGTTAAAAACAATAACACAGGCGCGGCAGCTATGACCGAAGCAGACGGCGCCATTGGTGGCTCGGAAATCCCGAATTTGAACGTCTAA
- a CDS encoding predicted protein, with product AISRATFRRIRASLAQTNFEKFDRDAFHDLLLSEVTLSWSNKLRTTAGLTRMRKTTRQGSPTKYTAVIELSTKVIDNPFRLSSTLMHEMCHAAAWVVDHVAKPPHGKCFKKWAKHAMSSFPDIMVTTTHDYEIQYKYAWACTTPKCGVIIRRHSRSVDPFKQVCGRCKGALMEIEVPDELPSAYNIFVKEKSQRVRQ from the exons GCCATATCACGGGCCACCTTTCGCCGGATTAGAGCGTCTCTGGCACAAACGAATTTCGAAAAATTTGATCGAGATGCTTTTCATGACCTTCTACTCTCTGAAGTAACGTTATCCTGGTCCAACAAGCTCCGAACCACTGCCGGATTGACGAGGATGCGGAAGACCACCCGCCAGGGCTCCCCAACAAAATACACGGCTGTGATCGAGTTGAGTACTAAGGTTATCGACAATCCTTTTCGCTTAAGCTCGACATTAATGCACGAAATGTGTCACGCTGCGGCATGGGTCGTCGACCACGTGGCCAAACCGCCCCACGGTAAATGCTTCAAAAAGTGGGCGAAGCACGCCATGTCCTCGTTTCCGGACATTATGGTGACCACGACACACGACTACGAAATCCAGTACAAGTACGCATGGGCCTGTACCACCCCCAAATGTGGAGTCATCATACGTAGACACAGTCGGAGCGTGGATCCCTTTAAGCAAGTATGCGGTCGCTGCAAAGGCGCTTTGATGGAAATTGAAGTGCCTGATGAAC TACCATCTGCTTACAATATTTTTGTCAAGGAAAAGTCGCAGAGAGTGCGACAA
- a CDS encoding predicted protein, producing MSVAATHNPFRFPFHGGRRIGHHGLIRSVADVYSLFWRFTGTFSNPLILDYNNTDHPDSMSSDETYLEAFIETLSTLPHEVRRNMDLIKDLDKASGVRGETLRQLQQRYIHQAEDKMMQLELVEREDGTHGVRVIDGTEVIIPTTYELVEYVQNAELERQIQQAQEDCLQKADEKIAIAQQALDRIDAVCQRLDHDLGAMELLLQNTGDFQTQETKTAKPNDLAACQITPESEWILAKVVTFDPQTGVYKLADEDVESNKLFTLPESQVIILYAIEKLRAGDSVYAVYPDTTSFYPATVVQAPRKASTPFVTVNFVDDSDEFGVTHDKFVPLKYTMPPPYGS from the exons ATGTCTGTCGCAGCGACACATAATCCATTTCGGTTTCCCTTTCACGGAGGGCGCCGGATTGGCCACCATGGATTGATTCGTTCGGTGGCCGACGTGTATTCTCTTTTTTGGCGGTTCACCGGCACTTTTAGCAACCCTCTTATCCTTGATTACAACAACACGGACCATCCTGACAGCATGTCGAGTGACGAAACGTATCTTGAAGCATTCATTGAGACCTTATCGACCCTGCCACACGAAGTGCGTCGGAATATGGACCTCATTAAAGATCTCGACAAAGCGAGCGG TGTCCGAGGGGAGACGTTGCGACAGCTACAGCAGCGGTACATTCACCAGGCCGAAGACAAAATGATGCAGCTCGAACTGGTGGAGCGAGAGGACGGTACACATGGCGTCCGAGTCATCGACGGAACTGAAGTCATCATTCCAACAACCTACGAGTTGGTGGAGTACGTACAGAATGCCGAATTGGAACGACAAATTCAGCAAGCGCAGGAGGATTGTTTGCAAAAGGCCGACGAGAAGATAGCCATTGCCCAACAAGCGCTGGATCGCATTGATGCTGTATGTCAACGACTTGATCACGACCTAGGGGCCATGGAACTGCTATTGCAAAACACGGGAGACTTTCAGACGCAAGAGACCAAAACTGCCAAACCCAACGATTTGGCGGCATGCCAAATCACACCCGAATCGGAATGGATCTTGGCCAAGGTCGTCACGTTCGACCCGCAAACAGGCGTGTACAAGCTCGCTGACGAAGACGTGGAAAGCAACAAACTTTTTACTTTGCCTGAATCGCAAGTGATTATACTCTACGCGATTGAAAAGTTGCGGGCGGGCGACAGCGTCTACGCCGTGTACCCCGACACGACCAGCTTTTATCCCGCTACCGTCGTGCAGGCCCCTCGCAAAGCCAGTACACCTTTTGTGACGGTCAATTTTgtggacgattccgacgaatTCGGAGTCACGCATGACAAGTTTGTCCCGTTGAAATACACCATGCCGCCACCCTACGGATCGTAA
- a CDS encoding predicted protein, producing MGWYHSMIAEGHKAYGNDTGAACSIEGVCPSASLPVDNQATVVYHMAQKSLWDAARKQGKVYYPPTFEESGRITRASVNPDALLKIANIAYQKEKGEWVCLALDPKALAKEGIVTRIEECDEKGGIGESCRQLHGGIPTSTLGNIMKRVYNMERSKEGSFISIPGLIDDKEASDVARRMEILRRFV from the coding sequence ATGGGTTGGTATCATTCCATGATTGCCGAAGGCCACAAAGCCTACGGCAACGACACGGGTGCGGCTTGTTCTATTGAAGGCGTCTGTCCATCCGCGTCACTACCCGTCGATAACCAAGCTACGGTGGTTTATCATATGGCTCAAAAATCCTTATGGGATGCTGCGCGGAAGCAAGGCAAGGTGTACTATCCACCAACGTTCGAAGAGTCGGGGCGAATAACCCGAGCTTCGGTCAACCCTGACGCTCTGCTGAAAATCGCCAATATCGCCTATCAAAAGGAGAAAGGAGAATGGGTTTGCTTGGCCCTAGACCCCAAAGCACTTGCAAAGGAAGGCATCGTCACAAGAATTGAAGAATGCGATGAGAAAGGTGGGATCGGTGAGAGTTGTCGTCAATTGCATGGAGGTATTCCAACCAGTACCCTGGGCAATATTATGAAAAGAGTGTACAATATGGAACGCAGCAAGGAAGGCTCTTTTATTTCTATTCCTGGTTTGATCGATGACAAAGAAGCATCTGATGTAGCGAGGCGGATGGAAATTCTAAGGCGGTTTGTGTAG
- a CDS encoding predicted protein, with the protein MNASSAFRSHLMQQFASAARMQSRPPLALIGWNAEDEKPLSTSQPLSLSHQSTPSRPLSSIHTSLCSRTSPLIPPRDHERVGSTNQSEVPHRFSSSYVISEEAQIAKHDEESSGEGLVEISVLFQNMLKTRRSNSSFLLAPPEDLTYWRDALGRAASCGYNAPNHKRTEPFTFKRMISPSASTDRLADIAYNVSIRDQKAKKPEARPSAEAIREKAEKKRNKWRHIPAYLVALVTSRDAVLDSGDNHSVSEYEDLPYVPLANELEMENYAAACAAVQNVLLSLHSEQIASKWATGPVIRTRAFRELVGAEPTDRVVGLIMVGQPVDSKRVRGFRRRRALDGDVLIDI; encoded by the coding sequence ATGAACGCTTCGAGTGCTTTTCGTTCGCATTTGATGCAGCAGTTTGCGTCAGCAGCTCGTATGCAGTCACGTCCTCCGCTAGCTTTGATCGGTTGGAACGCAGAAGACGAAAAACCTCTTTCAACATCGCAGCCTCTCTCTCTGTCACACCAGTCCACACCTTCTCGCCCCCTTAGTTCGATCCATACCTCTTTGTGTTCCCGGACGTCCCCGTTAATCCCACCACGGGACCACGAAAGAGTAGGCTCAACAAACCAAAGTGAGGTGCCGCACCGTTTCTCTTCTTCCTATGTAATAAGTGAAGAAGCACAAATAGCCAAGCACGATGAAGAATCATCGGGGGAGGGCTTGGTCGAGATCTCTGTGCTCTTTCAAAATATGCTGAAAACGCGCCGATCCAACAGTTCCTTTTTACTAGCACCCCCAGAAGACCTTACTTACTGGAGAGACGCCTTGGGTAGGGCCGCTTCTTGTGGGTACAACGCGCCGAACCACAAACGAACGGAACCGTTCACCTTTAAACGCATGATATCACCCTCCGCAAGTACCGATCGTCTTGCTGATATAGCTTACAATGTGAGCATTCGTGATCAAAAAGCTAAGAAACCGGAAGCGCGTCCCTCGGCGGAAGCGATCAGAGAAAAAGCCGAAAAGAAGCGAAACAAATGGCGTCATATTCCTGCTTATTTGGTCGCCCTCGTTACCTCGCGGGACGCAGTGCTGGATTCGGGAGACAACCATTCCGTTTCTGAGTATGAAGACTTACCGTACGTCCCTCTGGCAAACGAACTGGAAATGGAGAACTACGCCGCCGCGTGCGCTGCGGTACAGAATGTTTTGTTGAGCTTGCATTCGGAACAAATCGCTAGCAAGTGGGCAACAGGCCCAGTGATTCGGACAAGAGCGTTTCGAGAACTAGTCGGTGCGGAGCCCACCGATCGAGTTGTCGGCCTCATTATGGTTGGTCAGCCAGTCGATTCGAAACGTGTGCGTGGCTTTCGAAGGAGGCGTGCGTTGGACGGCGATGTCTTAATCGATATTTAG
- a CDS encoding predicted protein, with product MKRIKNLKRSSFQEPILSKESSGSMDLSDGDENDAGSANVLTKRTKNLVFKKYMPKFRKLVDCEYEDPSASAYEPPPKFYCSMKLPEKVEAAQPKIFSQASSRDAFARFQRLDSPVSLNEGLNSQFPMDFNNKSSASKRVGEPQRDDSSGRQEYHPPTFPINTWQGKRCFSDQTKKTFDVRDNNIHSEIEALFNKNAELEDASEAVAKSDEASDEFRQFVFDESFSRIENVTVQKSDSGVSNFVASSVAALTANLTQNIRQKATPMQRNGKKPISGQTTSTTKLSVKELKKSFKDSAFHKRASKIGNSSASNSSSFRPPHSLSKHKTCSVSSNGPPSNASVVSSQTDGNNPFFAKDDATEVDPFDFTSDANHDDVDWDVPLEKSAKTLEKTKTFSSAFAAKFDKTMNKPSKVDKRMIKPSKVAQNVKTSTSMDNNALIQCIRNSVSDVRSTKPDPSPRGAASITSYMARKSHKSSKRKPLLNAGAKVPRNPVKGDGPKGLPNNAILGSMLFRHTSPTLAKRFDDDDEEALLPDVPPAILTAASTESTVSSVTEEASSFYQKNFEGWNKQAYDALNHFHRMRKSDPKRYRAGGRLTSVEEEHRNMFSA from the coding sequence ATGAAGCGCAtcaaaaatttgaaaagaagTTCGTTTCAGGAGCCCATCCTTTCGAAGGAGTCCAGTGGGTCAATGGATCTCAGCGATggcgacgaaaacgatgctGGCAGTGCGAATGTGCTGACAAAGCGCACCAAGAATCTCGTTTTCAAGAAGTATATGCCCAAGTTCCGCAAGctggttgactgtgaatacgaaGATCCCAGCGCTTCTGCCTATGAGCCACCTCCCAAATTCTACTGTTCAATGAAGCTACCGGAAAAAGTTGAGGCCGCACAACCCAAGATATTTTCGCAGGCTTCAAGTAGAGACGCATTCGCACGGTTTCAGCGATTGGATAGTCCAGTGTCTCTGAACGAAGGACTCAATTCCCAGTTTCCTATGGACTTCAACAACAAGTCATCTGCAAGTAAGAGAGTAGGAGAGCCTCAGAGAGACGATTCTAGTGGAAGACAAGAATATCATCCTCCGACTTTCCCCATCAACACGTGGCAAGGCAAACGATGCTTCAGCGATCAGACCAAAAAGACCTTCGACGTCCGCGACAATAATATTCATTCCGAAATCGAAGCTTTGTTCAACAAAAATGCTGAATTGGAAGATGCGAGCGAGGCTGTGGCTAAATCTGATGAAGCCAGTGACGAATTTCGTCAGTTTGTATTCGACGAAAGTTTCAGTCGCATCGAAAATGTCACGGTCCAGAAAAGCGATTCAGGTGTCAGTAACTTCGTAGCATCTTCTGTTGCTGCATTGACCGCCAATTTGACGCAAAACATTCGTCAGAAAGCAACTCCAATGCaaaggaatgggaagaaaCCGATTTCGGGGCAGACGACGTCCACAACTAAGCTCTCGGTGAAGGAGTTGAAAAAAAGCTTCAAGGATTCTGCCTTTCACAAGCGTGCCTCGAAAATCGGGAACTCTTCGGCTTCGAATAGCTCTTCCTTCCGCCCTCCCCATTCTCTATCAAAACACAAGACCTGTTCGGTATCTAGCAATGGTCCGCCTTCGAATGCGTCAGTTGTCAGCTCTCAAACTGATGGAAACAATCCATTCTTTGCCAAAGATGACGCGACGGAAGTCGATCCTTTCGATTTTACTAGTGACGCTAATCATGATGATGTGGATTGGGATGTACCGTTGGAGAAAAGCGCAAAAACTTTGGagaaaacgaaaacattCTCATCAGCTTTTGCCGCCAAATTTGATAAAACGATGAACAAGCCGTCTAAAGTTGATAAAAGGATGATCAAGCCGTCCAAAGTTGCCCAGAATGTAAAAACGTCAACAAGCATGGACAACAATGCGTTGATCCAATGCATTCGCAATTCAGTATCTGATGTGCGATCCACAAAACCTGATCCGTCTCCTCGGGGTGCTGCATCCATTACGTCCTACATGGCCCGTAAAAGCCACAAGTCGAGTAAACGCAAGCCTTTGTTGAACGCTGGTGCCAAGGTGCCCAGGAACCCTGTAAAAGGCGATGGTCCCAAGGGTCTTCCGAATAACGCTATTCTCGGATCTATGCTTTTTCGGCATACTAGTCCAACACTTGCAAAGAGGtttgatgatgacgatgaagaggcACTTTTACCAGATGTACCCCCAGCAATTTTGACTGCCGCGTCCACTGAAAGTACAGTTTCCAGTGTAACGGAAGAAGCAAGTTCGTTTTATCAAAAGAATTTCGAGGGTTGGAATAAGCAGGCATATGACGCTTTGAACCATTTCCATCGTATGCGCAAGAGTGATCCTAAACGTTACCGGGCTGGGGGTCGTCTTACGAGTGTAGAAGAGGAACACCGAAACATGTTTAGTGCTTAG